The DNA region GGGAAGTGACTGGCCGGGAAGAGATCCCAGAGCCACAGACAGCCATGGACAGTACCTCAGAGGAGAGTCCTGGGTGTCAGGATGGCTAGGCCATCCAAAACTGAGGGAAACGGGGTTCCTAAGAGATGAACCCCTAAGTGCTGTCCCCAAGGAGCTAGGCACCAGGCCAGAACTGTCTCACCGATACTCTGAGCTGTGCCAGCTGCCGTACGCTTACACCCATTATGAAGTTCTCCCAGAAGACAAGACGAGATGTGTGTCCCTTGACCATTTAAATCCCGCGCTTTCAGTAGAAGATGAGAAAACTCTCTCAAGTACTTCAGATGGTCTGCAGATAGTTGTGGGGTCACTGGCTCTGCAATCTTCTGGATTAGCAAGTCTGTGATGCCATAGTTAAGGTTCAAGCAGAACAATAAAAACAGCAGATTAATTTTAAAGGTTGTCTTACAGTTTCTTTTGCATTAAGTCTGGCGCACGCTGCAGCTGTTCAGTTCCTGCTCTGATCCCTGCAACCAGACGCACCTTGCTGGTTGATGCAGAGGGACATTTTTGAGCATGTTTTCAAACGTTTTGGAAAGACACTCAGAACT from Mastomys coucha isolate ucsf_1 unplaced genomic scaffold, UCSF_Mcou_1 pScaffold22, whole genome shotgun sequence includes:
- the Fam220a gene encoding protein FAM220A; protein product: MRAGRGTLGICLASVKQSQGGDLHRLACGLKKRSQKGKPSPSDVPSWTDQPIADTHGKSPAMAAASPERKHDQSKASLLLHSGFQVLQSLKRSMGRSSAPAASLGKALSSAPSEQQLAGVSCGIRDALGSDWPGRDPRATDSHGQYLRGESWVSGWLGHPKLRETGFLRDEPLSAVPKELGTRPELSHRYSELCQLPYAYTHYEVLPEDKTRCVSLDHLNPALSVEDEKTLSSTSDGLQIVVGSLALQSSGLASL